From a single Nicotiana tomentosiformis chromosome 2, ASM39032v3, whole genome shotgun sequence genomic region:
- the LOC104113176 gene encoding uncharacterized protein, translating into MCFVFVCDEDERFLQRQAAAGACPYCGGMIQAVDLESQWRLCFVPLSFKKKRKYYWTICTRRLVIQ; encoded by the coding sequence ATGTGCTTTGTATTTGTTTGCGATGAAGATGAAAGGTTTCTACAAAGACAGGCAGCAGCAGGGGCTTGTCCTTACTGTGGAGGGATGATTCAAGCTGTGGATTTGGAGAGCCAGTGGAGACTCTGCTTTGTTCCGCTTTCTTTCAAGAAAAAACGTAAATATTATTGGACCATCTGCACTAGGCGTCTAGTTATCCAGTAA